The following proteins come from a genomic window of Malus sylvestris chromosome 4, drMalSylv7.2, whole genome shotgun sequence:
- the LOC126619173 gene encoding calreticulin produces the protein MAFRVRNSSSLLSLVLLSLLAIASAKVFFEERFEDGWDKRWVKSDWKRDEGLAGEWNYTSGKWNGDANDKGIQTSEDYRFYAISAEFPEFSNKDKTLVFQFSVKHEQKLDCGGGYIKLLSGDVDQKKFGGDTPYSIMFGPDICGYTTKKVHAILNYNDTNKLIKKDVPCETDQLTHVYTFILRPDATYSILIDNVEKQTGSLYSDWDLLPPKKIKDPEAKKPEDWEDKEYIPDPEDTKPEGYDDIPKEITDPDAKKPEDWDDEEDGEWTAPTIPNPEYKGEWKPKKIKNPNFKGKWKAPLIDNPEFKDDPELYVYPNLKYVGIELWQVKSGTLFDNILITDEPEYAKQLAEETWGKQKDAEKAAFEEAEKKQEEEAKDPVDSDAEEEDDADTDDAEDDSDAESKSDSTEESAEESEKHDEL, from the exons ACGGATGGGACAAACGTTGGGTGAAATCTGACTGGAAGAGAGATGAGGGCCTTGCCGGAGAATGGAACTACACCTCTGGAAAATGGAATGGAGATGCCAATGACAAAG GTATCCAAACAAGTGAGGACTATAGGTTTTATGCCATTTCAGCTGAGTTCCCTGAATTCAGCAACAAGGACAAGACACTAGTGTTCCAATTTTCCGTGAAACATGAGCAGAAGCTTGACTGTGGTGGTGGCTATATCAAGTTACTCAGTGGTGACGTTGATCAGAAGAAATTCGGCGGTGATACCCCATACAG TATCATGTTTGGGCCAGATATCTGTGGATACACCACCAAGAAAGTTCACGCAATCCTTAACTACAATGACACAAATAAATTGATCAAGAAGGACGTCCCCTGTGAGACTGACCAACTCACTCATGTTTATACTTTCATCCTCCGCCCAGATGCTACCTACAGCATCCTTATCGACAATGTAGAGAAACAAACTGGTAGCCTATACAGTGATTGGGATCTTCTGCCACCAAAGAAAATCAAGGATCCTGAGGCCAAGAAA CCTGAAGATTGGGAAGACAAAGAATACATTCCTGACCCTGAAGATACTAAGCCAGAG GGTTATGATGACATTCCCAAGGAGATAACCGATCCCGATGCCAAGAAG CCGGAAGATTGGGATGATGAGGAAGATGGTGAATGGACTGCCCCAACCATTCCCAACCCTGAATACAAGGGTGAATGGAAGCCAAAG AAAATCAAGAACCCCAACTTCAAGGGAAAGTGGAAGGCACCACTGATTGACAACCCAGAGTTCAAGGATGACCCTGAGCTGTATGTTTACCCCAACTTGAAGTATGTTGGAATTGAATTGTGGCAG GTGAAATCTGGAACCCTGTTTGACAATATCTTGATCACTGATGAGCCGGAGTATGCAAAGCAACTGGCTGAGGAAACATGGGGCAAACAAAAAGAT GCCGAGAAGGCAGCATTTGAAGAGGCAGAGAAAAAGCAGGAGGAG GAAGCAAAAGATCCAGTTGACTCTGAT GCTGAGGAAGAGGATGATGCTGACACAGATGATGCTGAAGATGACTCTGATGCGGAATCCAAATCGGACTCAACTGAAGAGAGCGCCGAGGAGTCTGAGAAACAT GATGAACTGTAG
- the LOC126618290 gene encoding protein AGENET DOMAIN (AGD)-CONTAINING P1-like, which yields MDLTPTRKDFQKGDRVEVSSRDYGFIGAYYEATVVEDLGGKYKVEYLSLVDEKDESRQLQGDVDADELRPLPPSPSEQEKMKSTITEVKKEGEKEIYSVYLETTADLCDYSKEQLRFHKDWIDGAWVDCNDKKQKQVGCKKRVWIDDNVEDRYKKVRIDGKLVDCKDKLRLGDKYKVVYKNLVEEDELSKPLVEIVTADEVRPRPSPPPQEFVDLEFDVLDRVDVFDNKGWWVGTITEKRGEDEYFVYFETTADHIAYPKRKLRFHRDWIDGQWLVYNKKKRVVWVDGKLVDCKKRVRAQVDERVVDCYNRLRIDGNLVDCKDRLRVSVVPV from the exons ATGGATTTAACCCCAACACGAAAGGATTTCCAAAAAGGTGATCGAGTGGAAGTGAGCAGCAGAGATTATGGGTTTATTGGCGCGTATTATGAAGCAACTGTAGTTGAAGACTTGGGGGGCAAGTATAAGGTGGAGTACTTGAGTTTGGTGGATGAGAAGGACGAGTCCCGACAACTCCAAGGGGATGTTGACGCAGATGAGCTCCGCCCTCTGCCACCTTCACCTTCAgagcaagagaaaatgaaaa GCACCATAACTGAGGTTAAaaaggagggagagaaggaGATTTACTCCGTTTACTTGGAAACTACGGCGGACCTCTGTGATTACTCTAAGGAACAATTGAGGTTTCATAAGGACTGGATCGACGGAGCGTGGGTTGATTGCAACGACAAGAAACAAAAGCAGGTGGGTTGCAAGAAGAGAGTGTGGATTGATGACAATGTTGAAGACAGGTACAAGAAAGTGCGCATCGATGGAAAGTTGGTCGATTGCAAGGATAAGTTAAGA TTGGGGGACAAGTACAAGGTGGTGTACAAGAACCTGGTGGAGGAGGACGAGCTGTCCAAACCTCTAGTAGAGATTGTCACGGCAGATGAGGTCCGTCCTCGTCCTTCTCCACCTCCCCAAGAATTCGTGGATTTAGAGTTTGATGTCCTTGATAGAGTTGATGTATTTGACAACAAGGGTTGGTGGGTAGGCACCATTACTGAGAAGAGAGGGGAGGACGAATACTTCGTCTACTTTGAAACGACTGCGGATCATATTGCTTACCCTAAGAGGAAACTGAGGTTTCATAGGGACTGGATCGATGGACAGTGGCTGGTCTACAACAAGAAGAAGAGAGTTGTTTGGGTAGACGGAAAGTTGGTGGATTGCAAGAAGAGAGTCCGCGCGCAGGTTGATGAAAGAGTTGTGGACTGCTACAATAGACTGCGCATCGATGGAAACTTGGTGGATTGCAAGGACAGGTTAAGAGTCAGCGTTGTACCTGTATAA
- the LOC126618928 gene encoding universal stress protein A-like protein isoform X1, with protein MTDVAESERRILVAVDEGEESMHALSWCLKNVAGQNSKDTLVLLHAKPPRAVFTALDGTGRREDPSGYLFSSDILAATEKYGADVADCVMEKAKKMCKDLQPDLKVETKVESGDPRDVICQMVERVRADVLVMGSHGYGVIKRAFLGSVSNHCAQNVKCPVLIVKKPKTNAGSK; from the exons ATGACTGACGTGGCAGAAAGCGAGCGGAGGATCCTCGTGGCCGTCGACGAAGGCGAGGAGAGCATGCATGCGCTGTCGTGGTGCCTGAAGAACGTTGCAGGGCAAAATTCCAAAGATACCCTTGTCCTCCTCCACGCCAAGCCCCCGCGAGCTGTGTTCACGGCTCTAGACGGCACAGGTAGGCGAGAGGACCCATCAG GGTATTTGTTTTCGTCTGATATTTTGGCGGCAACGGAGAAGTACGGCGCTGATGTGGCGGACTGCGTTATGGAGAAGGCGAAGAAGATGTGCAAGGACCTCCAGCCGGAT CTTAAGGTGGAGACGAAAGTAGAGAGCGGAGATCCGAGGGATGTCATTTGCCAGATGGTAGAGCGGGTTCGTGCTGACGTGTTGGTTATGGGAAGCCATGGCTATGGCGTCATCAAGAG GGCTTTTCTTGGGAGTGTGAGCAATCACTGTGCACAGAATGTCAAGTGTCCTGTCTTGATCGTGAAGAAGCCAAAAACAAATGCCGGGAGCAAATGA
- the LOC126618928 gene encoding universal stress protein A-like protein isoform X2, translating to MTDVAESERRILVAVDEGEESMHALSWCLKNVAGQNSKDTLVLLHAKPPRAVFTALDGTGYLFSSDILAATEKYGADVADCVMEKAKKMCKDLQPDLKVETKVESGDPRDVICQMVERVRADVLVMGSHGYGVIKRAFLGSVSNHCAQNVKCPVLIVKKPKTNAGSK from the exons ATGACTGACGTGGCAGAAAGCGAGCGGAGGATCCTCGTGGCCGTCGACGAAGGCGAGGAGAGCATGCATGCGCTGTCGTGGTGCCTGAAGAACGTTGCAGGGCAAAATTCCAAAGATACCCTTGTCCTCCTCCACGCCAAGCCCCCGCGAGCTGTGTTCACGGCTCTAGACGGCACAG GGTATTTGTTTTCGTCTGATATTTTGGCGGCAACGGAGAAGTACGGCGCTGATGTGGCGGACTGCGTTATGGAGAAGGCGAAGAAGATGTGCAAGGACCTCCAGCCGGAT CTTAAGGTGGAGACGAAAGTAGAGAGCGGAGATCCGAGGGATGTCATTTGCCAGATGGTAGAGCGGGTTCGTGCTGACGTGTTGGTTATGGGAAGCCATGGCTATGGCGTCATCAAGAG GGCTTTTCTTGGGAGTGTGAGCAATCACTGTGCACAGAATGTCAAGTGTCCTGTCTTGATCGTGAAGAAGCCAAAAACAAATGCCGGGAGCAAATGA